From the Maioricimonas rarisocia genome, one window contains:
- a CDS encoding 3-keto-disaccharide hydrolase, producing the protein MSRTADSKSSRRITFACAVLAAGLFTTGVSRGDDENDFRPLFNGRDLSGWETVNCAPDTFTVQDGIIVCSGKPTGVMRTDRHYENFILELEWKHLVPKGNAGLFVWSDPLPVTGKPFTRAIEVQILDGRNSENYTSHGDIFPIQGASMVPDRPHPGGWDRCLPSEHRCNPAGEWNHYRVTCRDGDIKLEVNGKLVSGGHDSVPRKGYICLESEGGIVHFRNIRIRELPGSDPAPEQVADLDQNWRSLFNGLTLDGWKTHEGLEDRWSVRNELIHLVGEQPARRSGQDLDLWTDASVGDFELIVDWRLTGKPEQKMMNTFTPDGLLRRDGDGNVVKQEILDAGDSGIYLRGSRKAQVNIWCQPMGSGDINAYHKDASLPAAIRRACMPRTHADNPPGQWNRFVITIRGNQVTVTLNGERVIENAELPDVPASGPIGLQNHGDGIEFRNVYIRELSE; encoded by the coding sequence GTGTCACGCACTGCCGACAGCAAATCGTCCCGCAGAATCACGTTCGCCTGCGCCGTTCTGGCAGCCGGCCTGTTCACCACCGGAGTCAGCCGGGGCGACGACGAGAACGATTTCCGCCCCCTGTTCAACGGCCGCGACCTTTCCGGTTGGGAAACGGTCAACTGCGCACCGGACACCTTCACGGTACAGGACGGAATCATCGTCTGCAGCGGCAAGCCGACCGGCGTGATGCGCACCGACCGCCACTACGAGAACTTCATCCTCGAACTCGAGTGGAAGCATCTGGTCCCCAAAGGAAACGCCGGCCTTTTCGTCTGGAGTGATCCCCTCCCGGTGACCGGCAAACCGTTCACTCGCGCCATCGAGGTGCAGATCCTTGATGGCCGCAATTCCGAGAACTACACCAGCCACGGCGATATCTTTCCGATCCAGGGGGCATCGATGGTGCCGGACCGTCCGCACCCCGGCGGCTGGGACCGTTGCCTCCCGAGCGAGCATCGGTGCAACCCGGCCGGCGAGTGGAACCACTACCGCGTCACCTGCCGCGACGGCGACATCAAGCTCGAAGTGAACGGCAAGCTCGTCTCCGGCGGCCACGACAGCGTGCCGCGCAAGGGCTACATCTGCCTCGAGTCAGAAGGGGGCATCGTCCACTTCCGCAACATCCGCATCCGCGAACTGCCCGGTTCCGATCCCGCGCCCGAACAGGTCGCCGACCTCGACCAGAACTGGCGGTCCCTCTTCAACGGCCTGACGCTCGATGGCTGGAAGACGCACGAAGGCCTCGAGGATCGCTGGTCGGTCCGCAACGAGCTGATCCATCTGGTCGGCGAACAGCCCGCCCGCCGCAGCGGCCAGGATCTCGACCTCTGGACCGACGCTTCCGTCGGCGACTTCGAACTGATCGTCGACTGGCGTCTGACCGGCAAGCCGGAACAAAAGATGATGAACACGTTCACGCCGGACGGTCTGCTCCGTCGTGACGGCGACGGCAACGTCGTGAAGCAGGAGATCCTCGACGCTGGCGACAGCGGCATCTACCTCCGCGGCAGCCGCAAGGCGCAGGTCAACATCTGGTGCCAGCCGATGGGAAGTGGCGACATCAACGCATATCACAAGGATGCCAGCCTGCCGGCAGCGATCCGCCGGGCCTGCATGCCGCGCACACACGCGGACAATCCGCCGGGGCAATGGAACCGGTTCGTCATCACCATACGCGGCAACCAGGTCACAGTAACGCTGAACGGCGAAAGAGTCAT